In a single window of the Amycolatopsis sp. cg5 genome:
- a CDS encoding YbaB/EbfC family nucleoid-associated protein — protein sequence MDHEAKLAQAAKEFEEQAAKAGELKDKIAQLKGHARNPDGSITVTVAPSGAVLGLQLTPLALRRSHTQLQQELLATIRAATQQAAGMLAETVNPLLGAKSAEFREALNAHAPQLALGPTLPPPPNTLPPPNSPQPQQAPVRGPRRGPAEEEREEMPSSFLESNPRPQRNPARPAPVTRQDDEDFFSDPLRG from the coding sequence ATGGATCACGAGGCGAAGCTGGCGCAGGCTGCCAAGGAATTCGAGGAGCAGGCGGCCAAAGCGGGTGAGCTCAAAGACAAGATCGCGCAGCTCAAGGGGCATGCGCGAAATCCGGACGGCTCGATCACAGTCACGGTGGCGCCCTCCGGTGCGGTGCTGGGCCTGCAACTGACGCCGCTCGCGCTGCGCCGCAGTCACACGCAGCTGCAGCAGGAGTTGCTGGCGACGATCAGAGCGGCCACCCAGCAAGCAGCCGGGATGCTGGCCGAGACGGTCAATCCGTTGCTGGGAGCCAAGTCCGCGGAATTCCGCGAGGCGCTCAACGCGCACGCACCGCAGCTCGCGCTCGGCCCGACCCTGCCGCCACCGCCGAACACACTGCCGCCGCCCAACTCGCCGCAGCCCCAGCAGGCCCCGGTCCGCGGCCCGCGCCGAGGTCCGGCCGAGGAGGAACGCGAGGAGATGCCGTCGTCGTTCCTCGAATCGAATCCGCGCCCGCAGCGGAACCCAGCCCGCCCGGCGCCCGTCACACGCCAGGACGACGAGGACTTTTTCAGCGATCCA